A genomic window from Streptomyces sp. NBC_00234 includes:
- a CDS encoding xanthine dehydrogenase family protein molybdopterin-binding subunit produces MSHAPQPTGAPVVRREGRDKVTGAARYAAEHAPPGCLRAWPVPATIARGRITAIRTAEALAVPGVHTVLTHDNAPRLEEPDDPILAVLQDDRVPHRGWPVALVVADTLEAARAGARAVRIEYATGGHDVVLTEDHPGLYTPEQANGGHPAVRERGDFDGAYAAAPIRIDSTYTLEALHNHPMEPHASTAQWADGRLTVHDSSQGSTKVRDSLARMFGLGTEQVTVVSEHVGGGFGSKGTPRPQVVLAVMAARHTGRPVELSLPRQQLAALVGHRAPTVQRVRLGTDDDGVITALAHEIITHTSTVKEFVEQAAVPARTMYTSPHSRTVHRVVALDVPTPSWMRAPGEASGMYALESAMDELACVLGVDPIELRLRNEPAAEPDSGLPFSSRNLAACLREGAERFGWHGRDRQPAVREEGPLLIGTGVAAATYPVLVNGSTASAHAAPDGSYRVRTNATDIGTGARTVLAQIAASALGTPVENVAIEIGSSELPGAPLAGGSAGTASWGWAVHKAATELAGRLAESAGPVPEGGITVTADTGQEAAEEPPYARHAFGAQFAEVAVDSLTGEVRVRRLLGVYAAGRILNARTARSQFIGGMVMGLGMALTEGSTMDPVFGDFTESDLASYHVPVCADVPDIRAHWIEEDDPHLNPMGSKGIGEIGIVGTAAAIGNAVRHATGARLRALPLTPDKLLPYL; encoded by the coding sequence ATGAGCCACGCCCCCCAGCCCACGGGCGCGCCCGTCGTCCGCCGCGAGGGCCGTGACAAGGTCACCGGTGCCGCACGCTACGCCGCGGAACACGCCCCGCCCGGCTGTCTGCGGGCATGGCCCGTGCCCGCCACGATCGCCCGCGGGCGGATCACCGCGATCCGCACGGCCGAGGCGCTCGCCGTCCCGGGCGTCCATACCGTCCTCACCCACGACAACGCGCCGCGCCTGGAGGAGCCCGACGACCCGATCCTCGCGGTCCTCCAGGACGACCGTGTCCCGCACCGCGGCTGGCCCGTCGCGCTCGTCGTCGCCGACACGCTCGAAGCCGCCCGCGCCGGAGCCCGGGCGGTCCGGATCGAATACGCGACCGGCGGGCACGACGTCGTCCTCACCGAGGACCACCCGGGGCTCTACACCCCCGAACAGGCCAACGGCGGTCACCCGGCCGTCCGTGAACGCGGGGACTTCGACGGGGCGTACGCGGCGGCCCCGATCCGTATCGACTCGACGTACACCCTAGAGGCGCTCCACAACCACCCGATGGAGCCGCACGCCTCCACCGCACAGTGGGCCGACGGCCGTCTGACCGTCCACGACTCCAGTCAGGGCTCCACCAAGGTGCGCGACAGCCTGGCCCGGATGTTCGGGCTCGGCACGGAACAGGTCACCGTCGTCTCCGAGCACGTCGGCGGGGGATTCGGATCGAAGGGCACCCCGCGCCCCCAGGTCGTGCTGGCGGTCATGGCGGCCCGGCACACCGGAAGGCCGGTCGAACTCTCGCTGCCACGGCAGCAGTTGGCCGCGCTGGTCGGCCATCGGGCGCCCACCGTGCAACGGGTGCGGCTCGGCACCGACGACGACGGAGTGATCACCGCCCTGGCCCACGAGATCATCACGCACACCTCCACCGTCAAGGAGTTCGTCGAGCAGGCCGCCGTGCCCGCCCGCACCATGTACACCTCGCCCCACAGCCGTACCGTGCACCGGGTGGTCGCTCTCGACGTCCCCACCCCGTCCTGGATGCGCGCGCCGGGGGAGGCGTCGGGCATGTACGCGCTGGAGTCGGCCATGGACGAGTTGGCCTGCGTCCTGGGGGTCGACCCCATCGAGCTCCGCCTGCGCAACGAACCGGCGGCCGAGCCGGACAGCGGACTGCCGTTCAGCAGCCGCAACCTCGCGGCCTGTCTGCGCGAGGGCGCCGAGCGGTTCGGCTGGCACGGCCGCGACCGGCAGCCGGCGGTCCGGGAGGAGGGGCCGCTGCTGATCGGTACGGGCGTGGCCGCGGCGACGTACCCCGTCCTCGTCAACGGCTCCACCGCCTCGGCCCACGCGGCGCCCGACGGCTCCTACCGCGTCCGGACCAATGCCACCGACATCGGTACCGGCGCCCGGACCGTCCTCGCCCAGATCGCCGCCTCGGCGCTGGGCACGCCGGTGGAGAACGTGGCCATCGAGATCGGCAGCAGCGAACTCCCCGGCGCCCCGCTCGCCGGGGGCTCCGCGGGAACGGCCTCCTGGGGGTGGGCCGTGCACAAGGCGGCCACGGAACTCGCCGGCCGTCTGGCCGAAAGCGCCGGACCGGTTCCGGAGGGCGGGATCACCGTCACCGCCGACACCGGGCAGGAGGCGGCCGAGGAGCCGCCGTACGCACGGCACGCGTTCGGCGCGCAGTTCGCCGAGGTCGCGGTCGACTCCCTCACCGGTGAGGTCCGGGTACGCCGCCTGCTCGGCGTCTACGCCGCCGGGCGCATCCTCAACGCCCGTACCGCACGCTCCCAGTTCATCGGCGGCATGGTCATGGGTCTGGGCATGGCCCTGACCGAGGGCAGCACCATGGACCCGGTGTTCGGCGACTTCACGGAGAGCGATCTCGCCTCCTACCACGTGCCGGTCTGCGCCGACGTCCCCGACATCCGCGCGCACTGGATCGAGGAGGACGACCCGCACCTCAACCCCATGGGCAGCAAGGGCATCGGAGAGATCGGCATCGTCGGTACCGCCGCCGCCATCGGGAACGCCGTGCGCCATGCCACCGGCGCCCGGCTGCGGGCGCTGCCGCTCACCCCCGACAAGCTGCTGCCCTACCTGTGA
- a CDS encoding FAD binding domain-containing protein produces the protein MKPFAYLRPASVTEAVRACAGHPGARFLGGGTNLVDLMKLGVETPDLLIDVGHLPLDRVTATSEGGLRIGATVRNSDLAAHPAVRTLRPALSQALLAGASGQLRNAATTGGNLLQRTRCPYFQDLSKPCNKRTPGEGCSARESTHRDLAVLGYSAQCVAVAPSDMAVALAALDATVHLHGPDGERIVPVTDFQRLPGENPDQDTVIRPGELITELVLPPVPDSTVSLYRKARDRASFAFALASVAAVLSVRDGRIGHATLAFGGLAHRAWRARAAEEVLRGAPATHDTFVRAVRAELDAARPLRGNAFKVDLARSLAVGALAELTARAASPGTPRT, from the coding sequence GTGAAGCCGTTCGCCTATCTGCGCCCCGCGTCCGTGACGGAGGCGGTCCGTGCCTGTGCCGGACACCCGGGGGCCCGGTTCCTCGGCGGGGGCACCAATCTCGTCGATCTGATGAAACTCGGCGTCGAGACACCCGATCTGCTCATCGACGTCGGCCACCTGCCCCTGGACCGGGTGACCGCCACCTCCGAAGGGGGCCTGCGGATCGGCGCGACGGTACGCAACAGCGACCTCGCCGCGCACCCGGCCGTCCGCACCCTCCGGCCCGCGCTGTCGCAGGCCCTGCTCGCGGGTGCGTCCGGCCAGCTGCGCAACGCGGCCACCACCGGCGGAAACCTGCTCCAGCGGACCCGCTGCCCGTACTTCCAGGACCTCTCCAAACCGTGCAACAAGCGGACTCCCGGCGAAGGCTGCTCGGCCCGGGAGAGTACCCACCGCGACCTCGCCGTCCTCGGGTACTCCGCACAGTGCGTCGCCGTCGCCCCCTCGGACATGGCCGTCGCGCTCGCCGCCCTCGACGCCACCGTCCACCTGCACGGGCCCGACGGTGAACGGATCGTCCCCGTCACGGACTTCCAGCGGCTGCCGGGTGAGAATCCCGACCAGGACACGGTGATCCGGCCGGGCGAGCTGATCACCGAACTGGTGCTGCCGCCCGTCCCGGACAGCACGGTCTCCCTCTACCGGAAAGCCCGTGACCGCGCCTCGTTCGCCTTCGCCCTGGCCTCCGTCGCCGCCGTGCTGAGCGTGCGCGACGGCCGTATCGGCCATGCGACGCTCGCTTTCGGTGGCCTGGCCCACCGGGCATGGCGCGCCCGGGCCGCCGAAGAGGTGCTGCGCGGCGCCCCCGCCACCCACGACACCTTCGTACGGGCGGTACGGGCCGAACTCGACGCGGCGCGGCCCCTGCGCGGCAACGCCTTCAAGGTGGACCTCGCCCGCAGCCTGGCCGTCGGCGCGCTGGCCGAGCTCACCGCCCGGGCGGCTTCGCCCGGCACCCCCCGCACCTGA
- a CDS encoding 2Fe-2S iron-sulfur cluster-binding protein translates to MDPTSPGEGGTGQVREAPGDRSTLTLHVNGTARTLTLDHRTTVLDALRHHLGLTGAKKGCDHGQCGACTVIVDGRRVNSCLLLAVAQDGAQVTTVEGLADGDRLHPLQQAFLERDALQCGYCTPGQICSAVGMLGEAAEGFPSHVTSQVSPAAPYEGEPVPAVSLDRDEIRERMSGNLCRCGAYPHIVEAIEDVAP, encoded by the coding sequence ATGGATCCCACCAGCCCCGGGGAGGGCGGCACCGGGCAGGTCCGGGAAGCGCCCGGCGACCGGTCGACGCTCACACTGCACGTCAACGGGACCGCGCGGACCCTGACACTCGATCACCGCACCACCGTCCTGGACGCCCTGCGCCACCACCTCGGACTCACCGGCGCCAAGAAGGGCTGCGACCACGGCCAGTGCGGCGCGTGCACCGTGATCGTCGACGGGCGGCGCGTCAACAGCTGCCTCCTGCTCGCCGTGGCCCAGGACGGGGCCCAGGTCACCACGGTCGAAGGGCTGGCCGACGGAGACCGTCTGCACCCCCTCCAGCAGGCGTTCCTGGAACGGGACGCCCTCCAGTGCGGCTACTGCACCCCGGGCCAGATCTGCTCGGCCGTCGGCATGCTCGGCGAAGCGGCCGAGGGGTTTCCCTCCCATGTCACTTCCCAGGTTTCTCCGGCCGCTCCGTACGAGGGGGAGCCCGTCCCGGCCGTCTCCCTCGACCGGGACGAGATCCGCGAGCGGATGAGCGGCAATCTCTGCCGGTGCGGTGCCTACCCCCACATCGTCGAGGCCATCGAGGACGTCGCGCCGTGA
- a CDS encoding DUF6479 family protein produces the protein MDVTNGAQSSFTLADSAGAIGVVMPIVGIAVVALLIGAFWWGRRRRDEQPPAPRPDEQPLMPDHRTHIEEAGKHGSDHFPEDGRGLSPYALGDHGNEVIPPDTEPPRETR, from the coding sequence ATGGACGTAACGAACGGAGCCCAGAGTTCCTTCACCCTCGCCGACAGCGCCGGCGCGATCGGCGTCGTCATGCCGATCGTCGGGATCGCCGTGGTGGCCCTGCTCATCGGCGCCTTCTGGTGGGGCAGGCGGCGCAGGGACGAGCAGCCGCCCGCGCCGCGCCCCGATGAGCAGCCGCTCATGCCGGACCACCGCACCCACATCGAGGAGGCCGGGAAGCACGGTTCGGACCACTTTCCCGAGGACGGGCGCGGACTCTCCCCGTACGCGCTCGGCGACCACGGCAACGAGGTGATCCCGCCCGACACGGAACCGCCGCGCGAAACCCGGTGA
- a CDS encoding VOC family protein: MTGSEPRTSWAAAPLTGPSAPCWVNLMTRDLDAAQYFYGAVLGWTFRPGRLGRDFSVARRGGVPVAGIVAGASAYQVAVAWIPYFSVENADVAASRIRERSGTVAVGPLSFGKGRGALASDRDGAVFGIWERTERSTSPPASDDHSHAWLRLRTRNAFDAAIFYGEVLDWASGKPGCCEVAYVKDEVIVRCGGRPLARISSGAVEAAPDPLVRPHWQVQFPVEDVDATVKSAVEHGGALVERRPVHQGDEATLRDPDGGLFTVTDVATPDVAED, from the coding sequence ATGACCGGAAGCGAACCGCGGACGAGCTGGGCGGCGGCACCACTGACGGGGCCCTCCGCACCGTGCTGGGTCAACCTGATGACCCGCGACCTGGATGCCGCGCAGTACTTCTACGGCGCGGTGCTGGGCTGGACGTTCCGGCCGGGCCGGCTGGGCCGGGACTTCTCCGTGGCGCGCCGCGGAGGTGTTCCGGTGGCCGGGATCGTGGCGGGGGCGTCGGCCTACCAGGTGGCCGTGGCGTGGATTCCGTACTTCTCCGTCGAGAACGCCGACGTGGCCGCATCCCGTATCCGCGAGCGCAGCGGGACGGTCGCCGTCGGACCCCTCTCCTTCGGCAAGGGACGCGGAGCCCTCGCCTCCGACCGCGACGGCGCGGTGTTCGGCATCTGGGAACGGACCGAGCGGAGCACCTCTCCCCCGGCCTCCGACGACCATTCCCACGCCTGGCTGCGGCTGCGGACGAGAAACGCCTTCGACGCCGCGATCTTCTACGGCGAGGTACTCGACTGGGCCAGCGGCAAACCCGGCTGCTGCGAGGTGGCCTACGTGAAGGACGAGGTCATCGTGCGGTGCGGGGGACGGCCGCTCGCCCGCATCAGCTCCGGCGCGGTCGAGGCGGCTCCCGACCCGCTGGTGCGCCCGCACTGGCAGGTCCAGTTCCCCGTCGAGGACGTGGACGCGACCGTGAAATCCGCGGTGGAGCACGGTGGAGCACTCGTGGAGCGGCGTCCGGTGCACCAGGGCGACGAAGCGACCCTGCGGGACCCGGACGGCGGCCTCTTCACCGTGACGGACGTCGCGACACCGGACGTCGCGGAGGACTGA
- a CDS encoding DUF6328 family protein produces MASTSSGGDDGPGDESPRRTTGREETQEERADRQWSELLQELRVAQTGVQILFGFLLAVVFQPRFTTLSDADRAIYVVTVLLGSATVAALIGPVSYHRLLTGRRVKPQTVVWASRVTVVGLGLLFCTMCSALLLILRLALHNSLALWLVGAMALWFFVCWFVVPLRARAQGTEPRSPEDSGGDR; encoded by the coding sequence GTGGCATCTACATCGAGCGGTGGCGACGACGGACCTGGTGACGAAAGCCCGCGCAGGACGACGGGCCGTGAGGAGACCCAGGAGGAGCGGGCCGACCGGCAGTGGAGCGAACTGCTCCAGGAATTGCGGGTGGCCCAGACCGGCGTACAGATCCTGTTCGGCTTTCTGCTCGCCGTGGTCTTCCAGCCCCGGTTCACCACGCTCTCGGACGCCGACCGCGCGATCTACGTGGTGACCGTCCTGCTGGGATCGGCGACGGTGGCCGCGCTGATCGGGCCGGTTTCCTACCATCGGCTGCTGACCGGGCGCCGGGTGAAGCCGCAGACGGTCGTCTGGGCCTCGCGGGTGACCGTCGTGGGGCTCGGGCTGCTGTTCTGCACGATGTGTTCGGCGCTGCTCCTCATCCTGAGGCTCGCGCTGCACAATTCGCTTGCCCTGTGGCTCGTGGGGGCCATGGCGCTGTGGTTCTTCGTGTGCTGGTTCGTGGTTCCGCTCCGGGCGCGGGCCCAGGGCACCGAGCCGCGGTCGCCCGAGGACTCCGGCGGGGACCGCTGA
- a CDS encoding VOC family protein: protein MSIKLNHTIVHCRDNQESADFLARILGLEAGERWGPFVPLSLANDVTLDFAAIPADSITSQHYAFLISEAEFDAAFARIQELGIPYYADPHQKVPGEINRNDGGRGVYFPDPNGHGMEILTVPYGGWS, encoded by the coding sequence GTGTCGATCAAGCTGAATCACACCATCGTCCATTGCCGGGACAATCAGGAATCCGCCGATTTCCTGGCGCGCATTCTGGGGCTGGAAGCCGGCGAGCGATGGGGCCCCTTCGTCCCGCTGTCCCTCGCGAACGACGTCACTCTCGACTTCGCGGCCATTCCCGCCGATTCGATCACCTCGCAGCACTACGCCTTCCTCATTTCGGAGGCGGAGTTCGACGCGGCCTTCGCCCGCATCCAGGAGCTGGGAATCCCGTACTACGCGGATCCCCATCAGAAGGTTCCCGGCGAGATCAACCGCAACGACGGGGGACGGGGCGTGTATTTCCCCGATCCGAACGGCCACGGCATGGAAATCCTGACGGTGCCCTACGGCGGCTGGTCGTAG
- a CDS encoding GNAT family N-acetyltransferase, with amino-acid sequence MRSSVTESGGGAVTVRRATARDAKRLTRLVRTSRAYEGPYAPMVEGYRLGPDYIETHQVFVAADTATDRVLGFYALVLSPPELDLMFVADEAQGLGIGRVLAGHLKEEARRAGLTGVRIVSHPPAEGFYRSIGAEPAGTVLASPPAVMWDRPELMLAIG; translated from the coding sequence ATGAGATCAAGCGTTACGGAGTCGGGCGGCGGGGCCGTGACGGTCAGGCGGGCGACCGCGCGGGACGCCAAGCGGCTGACCCGCCTCGTCCGGACCTCGCGTGCGTACGAAGGTCCCTACGCCCCCATGGTCGAGGGCTACCGTCTCGGCCCCGACTACATCGAGACGCACCAGGTGTTCGTGGCCGCGGACACCGCCACCGACCGGGTGCTCGGCTTCTACGCGCTGGTCCTCTCGCCCCCCGAGCTGGACCTGATGTTCGTCGCCGACGAGGCCCAGGGGCTCGGCATCGGGCGCGTGCTCGCCGGACACCTGAAGGAGGAGGCGCGGCGTGCCGGTCTGACGGGCGTACGCATCGTCTCGCACCCGCCGGCCGAGGGTTTCTACCGCAGCATCGGCGCCGAACCTGCCGGAACCGTCCTGGCCAGTCCGCCCGCCGTGATGTGGGACCGGCCCGAGCTGATGCTCGCCATCGGCTGA
- a CDS encoding J-domain-containing protein, giving the protein MTERKPPGVSFESWVDKQIREAEERGDVSQLPGFGKPLPGLERPYDEAWWIKAKMQREGISVLPPALALRKRAEDAVEAVSRARTEAEVRRILTEVNEEIHEALRMPPEGPPLNLGPFDIDAAVRDWRGARDQG; this is encoded by the coding sequence GTGACCGAGCGCAAACCGCCGGGAGTCAGCTTCGAGTCGTGGGTGGACAAGCAGATCCGCGAAGCCGAGGAGCGTGGTGACGTCTCCCAGTTGCCCGGCTTCGGCAAGCCGCTCCCCGGCCTTGAGCGGCCGTACGACGAGGCGTGGTGGATCAAGGCGAAGATGCAGCGCGAGGGCATCTCGGTGCTCCCGCCGGCACTGGCCCTGCGGAAGCGGGCGGAGGACGCCGTCGAGGCGGTGTCCCGGGCCAGGACCGAGGCCGAGGTGCGGCGGATCCTGACCGAGGTGAACGAGGAGATCCACGAGGCGCTCCGGATGCCGCCGGAGGGGCCGCCGCTCAACCTCGGGCCCTTCGACATCGACGCCGCCGTCCGGGACTGGCGAGGCGCGCGGGACCAGGGCTGA
- a CDS encoding tyrosine-protein phosphatase, producing the protein MQTARAVPASTVFNLRDLGGIALAHDRRVRQGILLRSGQLSDLDTENDMAVAALGIRTVVDLRTADERQWAPDRLPSGARLFVADVLGDKPGVAPARIKALLSDPAGAEEVLGGGRAEDLFAETYRQMVLSPGAAAAYRAFLETVADPRARPVLFHCTAGKDRTGWAAALVLLIAGASREAVRAEFLAVNPAVRAAFAPYVQGFLDAGGSPEIVSAIVEVRPRYLDAALDAVDERWGGLDGYIRDGLRLPGPVVERLRADLAVPA; encoded by the coding sequence GTGCAGACCGCCCGGGCCGTCCCGGCCTCCACCGTCTTCAATCTGCGCGACCTGGGTGGCATCGCCCTCGCGCACGATCGCCGAGTGCGGCAGGGGATCCTGCTGCGCTCGGGGCAGCTGAGCGACCTCGACACCGAGAACGACATGGCGGTGGCCGCGCTCGGCATCCGTACCGTCGTCGACCTGCGTACCGCCGACGAGCGGCAGTGGGCCCCCGACCGGCTGCCTTCGGGTGCCCGCCTCTTCGTCGCCGACGTCCTCGGGGACAAGCCCGGCGTCGCACCCGCCCGGATCAAGGCGCTGCTCTCCGACCCGGCAGGCGCGGAGGAGGTCCTCGGCGGTGGCAGGGCCGAGGACCTGTTCGCGGAGACGTACCGGCAGATGGTGCTCTCGCCGGGCGCCGCGGCTGCCTACCGGGCCTTTCTGGAGACGGTGGCCGATCCGCGGGCCAGGCCGGTCCTCTTCCACTGCACGGCGGGCAAGGACCGTACCGGCTGGGCCGCCGCGCTGGTCCTGCTGATCGCGGGCGCGTCGAGAGAGGCCGTGCGGGCGGAGTTCCTGGCCGTCAATCCGGCCGTCCGGGCCGCCTTCGCGCCGTACGTCCAGGGCTTCCTCGACGCGGGGGGCTCCCCGGAGATCGTCTCCGCGATCGTCGAGGTACGTCCGCGCTACCTGGACGCGGCGCTGGATGCCGTGGACGAGCGCTGGGGCGGGCTCGACGGCTACATACGGGACGGGCTGCGGCTGCCTGGGCCGGTGGTGGAGCGGCTGCGCGCCGACCTCGCCGTGCCCGCCTGA
- the mutA gene encoding methylmalonyl-CoA mutase small subunit: MTVLPADGLPLAAEFPDPSHEQWHRLVEGVLRKSGKEVSGTAAEEALSTALEDGLTTRPLYTSNDTAPGTGFPGFAPFTRGGKAEGNTTGGWDVRQRHTLTDPARLNEAVLADLENGATSLWLTVGGPAGIPASGLGRALDGVLLDLAPVALDAGGEFEPAVRELLRLNEAQGVPKEAVRGSLGADPLGHAARTGTEPDFDAAVRWAQVCDREYPGLRALSVDALPYHEAGGSAAEELGFALATGVAYIRALTGAGLSVEAAFAQLEFRFAATADQFLTIAKLRAARLLWARVAEVCGSPDAGAQRQHAVTSSVMMTRRDPWVNMLRTTLACLGAGVGGADSVTVLPFDHALGLPDAFARRIARNTSTILMEESHLARVIDPAGGSWYVERLTSELAAAAWEFFQEIERAGGQAAALRSGAAGERLAATWAARSRNLARRKEPVTGVSEFPNLAEHLVEREAPAAAAPGGGLPKVRRDEAYEALRTRSDAHLTSSGTRPTVFLAALGPAATHTARASFASNLFRAGGIEPVHEPVSVDASTVADAFAASGATVACLCSSDALYAEQAGPVAAALKAAGAEQVFLAGRPGEYTGVDGYVFAGCDVVAVLSSVLDRMGVA, from the coding sequence ATGACGGTCCTGCCTGCTGACGGGCTCCCTCTGGCCGCCGAGTTCCCTGACCCTTCCCACGAACAGTGGCACCGCCTTGTCGAAGGCGTGCTCCGCAAGTCGGGCAAGGAAGTCTCGGGCACGGCCGCTGAGGAAGCACTGTCCACCGCACTGGAGGACGGGCTCACCACCCGCCCCCTGTACACCTCGAACGACACCGCGCCCGGTACCGGTTTTCCCGGCTTCGCGCCCTTCACCAGGGGCGGCAAGGCCGAAGGGAACACCACGGGCGGCTGGGACGTGCGCCAGCGCCACACGCTGACGGACCCCGCGCGCCTGAACGAGGCGGTGCTCGCCGATCTGGAGAACGGCGCCACGTCCCTGTGGCTGACCGTGGGCGGGCCCGCCGGGATTCCGGCCTCCGGTCTCGGCCGCGCCCTGGACGGCGTCCTTCTCGACCTGGCCCCCGTCGCACTCGACGCGGGCGGCGAATTCGAGCCCGCCGTACGGGAGTTGCTGCGGCTCAACGAGGCGCAGGGCGTGCCGAAGGAGGCCGTGCGCGGCAGCCTCGGCGCGGACCCGCTGGGCCACGCGGCGCGTACCGGCACGGAGCCGGACTTCGACGCCGCTGTCCGCTGGGCACAGGTCTGCGACCGCGAGTACCCGGGTCTGCGCGCACTCTCCGTGGACGCGTTGCCGTACCACGAGGCGGGCGGCTCGGCCGCCGAGGAGCTGGGCTTCGCGCTGGCGACCGGCGTCGCCTACATACGGGCGCTGACCGGGGCGGGACTGTCCGTCGAGGCGGCGTTCGCACAGCTGGAGTTCCGGTTCGCGGCCACCGCGGACCAGTTCCTGACCATCGCCAAACTGCGGGCCGCACGTCTGCTCTGGGCCCGGGTCGCCGAGGTGTGCGGCTCCCCGGACGCCGGCGCGCAGCGGCAGCACGCCGTGACCTCGTCGGTCATGATGACGCGTCGCGATCCCTGGGTGAACATGCTGCGGACCACGCTGGCCTGCCTCGGGGCGGGTGTCGGCGGTGCGGATTCCGTGACCGTGCTGCCGTTCGACCACGCGCTGGGTCTGCCCGACGCGTTCGCGCGGCGCATCGCCCGCAACACCTCGACGATCCTGATGGAGGAGTCGCACCTCGCGCGGGTCATCGACCCCGCGGGCGGCTCCTGGTACGTGGAGCGGCTCACCTCCGAACTGGCCGCCGCGGCCTGGGAGTTCTTCCAGGAGATCGAGCGGGCGGGCGGCCAGGCCGCCGCCCTGCGCTCCGGAGCGGCCGGTGAGCGGCTCGCGGCCACCTGGGCGGCCCGGAGCAGGAACCTGGCGCGTCGCAAGGAACCCGTCACCGGGGTCAGCGAGTTCCCGAACCTCGCCGAGCACCTCGTGGAGCGTGAGGCGCCCGCCGCCGCTGCCCCGGGCGGTGGTCTGCCGAAGGTCCGCAGGGACGAGGCGTACGAGGCGCTGCGGACCCGGTCCGATGCCCACCTGACGTCCTCGGGCACCCGCCCCACCGTGTTCCTCGCGGCGCTGGGCCCGGCCGCGACGCACACGGCGCGGGCGTCGTTCGCGTCGAACCTCTTCCGGGCGGGCGGCATCGAGCCGGTCCACGAGCCCGTCTCCGTCGACGCGTCGACGGTCGCCGACGCCTTCGCCGCCAGTGGGGCGACGGTCGCGTGCCTGTGTTCCAGTGACGCGCTCTACGCCGAACAGGCCGGACCGGTCGCCGCCGCACTGAAGGCGGCCGGCGCCGAGCAGGTGTTCCTCGCGGGACGCCCCGGCGAGTACACCGGCGTCGACGGCTACGTCTTCGCCGGCTGCGACGTGGTCGCCGTCCTCTCCTCCGTACTCGACCGCATGGGAGTGGCGTGA